Proteins encoded by one window of Streptococcus suis S735:
- the grpE gene encoding nucleotide exchange factor GrpE, with product MSEEIKNEEIVEEVEATEEVVETPEKSELDLANERAEEFENKYLRAHAEMQNIQRRANEERQTIQRYRSQDLAKKILPSLDNLERALQVEGLTEDVKKGLEMVQESLIQALKEEGVEEVATDVFDPNLHMAIQTVPATDDCPAEHIAQVFQKGYKLHERLLRPAMVVVSE from the coding sequence TTGTCAGAAGAAATCAAAAACGAAGAAATCGTAGAAGAGGTTGAAGCAACAGAAGAAGTTGTGGAGACACCTGAAAAATCAGAATTGGATTTGGCAAACGAGCGCGCTGAGGAATTTGAAAACAAGTACCTTCGTGCCCACGCTGAAATGCAAAATATCCAACGCCGTGCAAACGAAGAACGCCAAACCATTCAGCGTTACCGTTCGCAAGACTTGGCCAAGAAAATCTTGCCGAGCTTGGATAACTTGGAACGTGCCCTTCAAGTCGAAGGCTTGACAGAAGATGTCAAAAAAGGCTTGGAAATGGTTCAAGAAAGCTTGATTCAAGCCCTTAAAGAAGAAGGGGTGGAAGAAGTCGCAACAGATGTCTTTGACCCAAATCTTCACATGGCCATTCAAACAGTCCCAGCCACAGACGATTGCCCAGCAGAACACATCGCACAAGTCTTCCAAAAAGGCTACAAGCTGCATGAACGCTTGCTGAGACCGGCTATGGTAGTGGTGTCGGAATAG
- a CDS encoding helix-turn-helix domain-containing protein has product MEMIRVNLDKVLKDRQMTSKDLAEQVGITEANLSILKTGKAKGIRFNTLMSICRILDCQPGDILEYVEE; this is encoded by the coding sequence ATGGAAATGATTCGCGTAAACTTAGACAAGGTCCTCAAAGACCGACAAATGACTTCCAAGGACTTGGCGGAGCAAGTCGGCATCACCGAAGCCAATCTGTCCATTCTCAAGACAGGCAAGGCAAAAGGCATTCGTTTTAATACCCTGATGAGCATCTGCCGCATCTTAGACTGCCAACCAGGGGATATTTTGGAATATGTGGAAGAGTGA
- a CDS encoding transporter substrate-binding domain-containing protein, which yields MLKKVLASALLVSTLTLAACSSSSSNTSSSSAEQTQWEKIQEAGVLKVATPGTLFPTSYYNDAKELVGYEIDMINEIGKRLKLEIEYQEIGVAEAFTAVDSGKVDISVNNFDMTEARKEKYNFSIPYKYSVGGYIVREDGSSGIEAADLSDWTGKKAGGGAGTQYMKIAEKQGAEPVIYDNVTNDVYLRDVSTGRTDFIPNDYYTQVMAIKWANANFPDIKVKMGEAKYNPTEQGIVMSKADTSLKEKIDEALEAMKADGTLKAISEKYYAGQDLTVPVENADKLPVIEVE from the coding sequence ATGTTGAAAAAAGTTTTAGCCTCAGCTCTCTTGGTTTCTACATTGACCTTGGCAGCATGTTCTAGTTCAAGTTCGAATACTAGCAGTTCTTCTGCTGAACAGACTCAATGGGAAAAAATTCAAGAAGCTGGTGTCTTGAAAGTTGCTACACCAGGTACCCTCTTCCCAACTTCTTACTACAATGATGCTAAAGAATTGGTCGGATATGAAATTGACATGATCAATGAAATTGGTAAGCGTTTGAAACTGGAAATTGAATACCAAGAAATCGGTGTGGCAGAAGCCTTTACAGCGGTTGACAGTGGTAAGGTAGATATTTCTGTTAACAACTTTGACATGACAGAAGCACGTAAGGAAAAGTACAACTTCTCTATCCCTTACAAGTATTCAGTTGGTGGCTACATTGTTCGTGAAGATGGTTCATCAGGAATCGAAGCAGCTGACTTGAGCGACTGGACTGGCAAGAAAGCTGGTGGTGGGGCTGGTACTCAGTACATGAAAATCGCTGAAAAGCAAGGTGCAGAGCCAGTTATCTATGACAATGTAACCAACGATGTCTATTTGCGTGATGTATCTACAGGTCGTACAGACTTCATTCCAAATGATTACTATACACAAGTGATGGCTATCAAATGGGCAAATGCCAACTTCCCAGACATCAAGGTAAAAATGGGTGAGGCTAAATACAACCCAACTGAACAAGGTATTGTTATGAGCAAGGCTGACACAAGCTTGAAAGAAAAAATTGACGAAGCACTTGAAGCGATGAAAGCTGATGGAACTTTGAAGGCAATTTCTGAGAAATACTATGCAGGACAAGACTTGACAGTCCCTGTTGAAAATGCTGATAAATTGCCAGTTATCGAAGTTGAATAA
- a CDS encoding heavy metal translocating P-type ATPase has protein sequence MTLVTNLKQHSHIITTALCLALILIGILLFQTGQGWAPILFISAFVIGGYQSAKEGISELIFDKHLSVDLLMILAAIGSGLIGYWMEGALLIFIFSLSSTLEELAMEKSKNAIAALMNMTPPTARKIEENGDITVLDTAAIRIGDLLQVRKGDTVPLDATLISPQSIFDESMITGEPLPAEKMAGDAVIGGTINQGPTVTVQVTAEKGDALFDKIVQMVENAQESKSKTATFIENMEDTYVKVVLVVVPLFILLAHFALGWDWLTAFYRGMILLTIASPCALVASSSPATLSAISRAARKGMIIKGGDIADNIANLEAIVFDKTGTLTIGKPEVVGATYLGDEELIKQVVQAVEKQSSHPIAQALMTYTADSSAIALQSLEDVTGKGLVAGYEGDSWKIGKAGFVADSLVSPLSAGLLAQIDEAESTGKTLVYVSQNDVLVAIFMVEDSLKPESKQLIAQLKEMGVTPILLTGDQEKTARYVASQVGIDRVIANCLPTDKAAVIQELQTEFASVGMVGDGINDAPALAQANVSYAMGSGTDIAMESADIVLMEDLTRIPYSIRLSKKMRGIIKQNIIFALSVIALLIISNLFQSINLPLGVVGHEGSTILVILNGLRLLYFK, from the coding sequence ATGACACTCGTAACCAACCTCAAACAACACAGCCACATCATCACGACCGCTCTTTGCTTGGCGCTCATTCTAATAGGTATCCTTCTGTTTCAGACTGGACAGGGATGGGCTCCTATCCTCTTCATTTCAGCCTTTGTCATCGGGGGCTACCAATCAGCCAAGGAAGGCATTTCTGAGCTGATTTTCGACAAGCACCTGTCTGTCGACCTGCTCATGATTTTAGCTGCTATCGGCTCTGGTCTAATTGGCTACTGGATGGAGGGGGCTCTACTCATCTTCATCTTCTCCCTTTCTTCTACTCTGGAAGAATTAGCCATGGAAAAAAGCAAGAATGCGATCGCTGCTTTGATGAACATGACCCCTCCAACAGCTCGCAAAATCGAGGAAAATGGTGACATTACTGTCTTAGACACCGCAGCCATCCGCATTGGCGACCTCCTGCAAGTCCGCAAGGGTGACACGGTTCCACTGGATGCTACCCTCATCAGTCCGCAATCCATCTTTGACGAATCCATGATTACAGGCGAGCCGCTCCCTGCGGAGAAAATGGCTGGCGATGCTGTTATCGGCGGAACCATTAACCAAGGTCCAACTGTGACCGTACAAGTTACGGCTGAAAAAGGCGATGCCCTCTTCGATAAAATCGTCCAGATGGTTGAAAACGCCCAAGAATCCAAATCAAAAACAGCGACTTTCATTGAAAATATGGAAGATACCTATGTCAAGGTTGTCTTGGTGGTGGTACCACTCTTCATCCTCCTTGCTCATTTTGCACTGGGCTGGGACTGGTTAACTGCCTTCTACCGAGGCATGATTCTCTTAACCATCGCTTCTCCTTGTGCCCTCGTAGCTTCTTCTTCACCCGCAACACTTTCTGCCATCAGCCGTGCGGCACGTAAGGGCATGATTATCAAGGGCGGTGACATTGCGGACAACATCGCCAATCTAGAGGCCATCGTCTTTGATAAGACGGGTACCCTGACCATTGGTAAACCTGAAGTTGTAGGTGCGACCTATCTTGGCGATGAAGAGCTTATCAAGCAGGTTGTTCAGGCAGTTGAAAAACAATCAAGCCACCCAATCGCTCAGGCTCTCATGACCTATACGGCTGACAGCTCTGCTATTGCCCTTCAAAGCCTAGAAGACGTGACAGGAAAAGGCTTGGTGGCAGGCTATGAGGGCGACAGCTGGAAAATCGGTAAGGCGGGATTTGTGGCGGACAGCCTGGTGAGTCCCCTGTCTGCTGGCTTGCTGGCACAGATCGATGAGGCGGAAAGCACTGGGAAAACCCTGGTCTATGTCAGCCAAAATGATGTGCTGGTGGCGATCTTCATGGTGGAAGATAGTTTGAAACCTGAGAGCAAGCAGCTGATTGCCCAGTTGAAAGAAATGGGCGTGACGCCAATTCTCTTGACGGGTGACCAAGAAAAGACGGCTCGTTACGTGGCGAGTCAGGTCGGTATTGACCGTGTGATTGCCAACTGTCTGCCGACGGATAAGGCTGCTGTTATCCAAGAATTACAAACCGAGTTTGCGTCTGTCGGCATGGTCGGAGACGGCATCAACGACGCTCCCGCCCTGGCTCAAGCCAATGTCAGCTATGCTATGGGAAGCGGAACGGACATCGCTATGGAGTCAGCTGACATCGTACTCATGGAAGACCTGACGAGAATTCCTTACTCCATTCGTCTCTCTAAGAAAATGCGGGGCATCATCAAGCAGAACATCATCTTTGCGCTATCTGTCATTGCCCTTCTTATCATCTCCAACCTCTTCCAGTCTATCAACCTCCCACTCGGTGTGGTGGGCCACGAAGGATCAACGATTTTGGTGATTTTGAATGGGTTGAGACTATTGTATTTTAAATAG
- a CDS encoding amino acid ABC transporter permease — protein sequence MDINWQAVFNADIAREAIPQILEGLPYTLSLSLIGFALGTFCGFFVALMRMSKFGPLRWLAMAHISLMRGIPLMVLLFFIYFGLPFMGLQLDAISASIIAFTSMSSAYISEIIRASLSAIDKGQWEAARSLGLRTNVIHRKIIIPQAFRIALPPLSNVLLDMVKSTSLTAMITVPEIFNKAKIVGGAKSDYMTVYICVALIYWVICTLYAFGQLKLEKRLATY from the coding sequence ATGGATATTAACTGGCAGGCAGTTTTTAATGCAGATATTGCAAGAGAGGCTATTCCACAGATTTTGGAGGGACTTCCCTACACTCTATCCCTATCCCTAATTGGTTTTGCCTTGGGGACTTTCTGTGGATTTTTTGTAGCCCTCATGCGGATGTCTAAGTTTGGACCCTTGCGTTGGTTGGCTATGGCCCATATTTCTCTCATGCGTGGAATTCCCCTCATGGTTCTTCTCTTTTTCATCTATTTTGGATTGCCTTTCATGGGGCTACAACTAGATGCTATCTCCGCATCTATTATCGCCTTTACCTCCATGTCCAGTGCCTACATTTCTGAAATTATTCGTGCATCTCTTTCGGCCATTGATAAGGGACAATGGGAGGCAGCGCGTTCCCTGGGCTTGCGGACCAATGTGATTCACAGAAAAATCATTATTCCCCAAGCCTTTCGGATTGCTCTTCCACCACTGAGCAATGTTCTCTTGGATATGGTGAAAAGTACGTCCTTGACCGCTATGATTACTGTACCAGAGATTTTCAATAAGGCAAAAATAGTCGGTGGAGCTAAGTCGGATTATATGACGGTTTATATCTGTGTAGCCCTCATTTATTGGGTTATCTGTACCCTTTATGCATTTGGTCAGCTCAAGCTAGAAAAACGCTTGGCGACTTACTAA
- a CDS encoding lipoate--protein ligase family protein, producing the protein MKSWVENVTIKKYEDRSGLTGLKQEPLVWTEVFLREVNRQSNTGILHFWPMDQTVILGMMDSQVAQLDKGLASIGQAGYSPIIRSLGGLAVVADEGILNVTLILSNPSGHKVDLRESYQVMVDLIAQALSDFPFEVVSGEVATSYCPGTYDLSIKGRKFAGLAQRIYQEAIAISAYISVSGNQVKRGQVVADFYVASFAPQEVSDRFPQVNPDSMANLSDLVGQDVTVEDMKKRIEQVLVENGTRLSTFYPSSDNMADFMTFGKTIKQSMEKYGI; encoded by the coding sequence ATGAAATCTTGGGTTGAGAATGTGACCATAAAGAAATACGAAGATCGGTCTGGCTTGACGGGTTTGAAACAGGAGCCACTGGTGTGGACTGAGGTCTTTTTGCGCGAGGTCAATCGTCAGTCCAATACAGGAATTTTACATTTTTGGCCCATGGACCAAACGGTCATTCTGGGGATGATGGATAGTCAGGTTGCCCAGCTGGACAAGGGCTTAGCCAGTATTGGTCAGGCAGGCTACAGTCCTATTATTCGGAGTTTGGGCGGTTTGGCAGTCGTTGCAGATGAAGGGATTTTAAATGTCACTCTGATTTTGTCCAATCCTTCTGGTCACAAGGTTGATTTGCGGGAGTCTTATCAGGTCATGGTGGATTTGATTGCCCAGGCACTTTCAGATTTTCCCTTTGAGGTTGTCAGTGGTGAGGTGGCAACTTCCTACTGTCCAGGGACCTACGACCTTAGTATCAAGGGGCGGAAGTTTGCTGGATTGGCCCAGCGGATTTACCAAGAGGCTATTGCCATTTCTGCCTATATCAGTGTGTCAGGTAATCAAGTCAAACGTGGGCAAGTGGTGGCGGATTTTTATGTGGCAAGTTTTGCTCCGCAAGAAGTATCGGACAGATTTCCGCAAGTAAATCCGGATTCGATGGCCAATCTGTCAGACTTGGTCGGTCAGGATGTGACGGTGGAGGATATGAAGAAACGGATTGAGCAAGTATTGGTTGAAAATGGGACCAGGCTGTCTACTTTTTATCCCTCGTCGGACAACATGGCTGATTTTATGACCTTTGGAAAGACCATCAAGCAGTCTATGGAAAAATATGGTATCTAG
- the dnaK gene encoding molecular chaperone DnaK: protein MSKIIGIDLGTTNSAVAVLEGTESKIIANPEGNRTTPSVVSFKNGEIIVGDAAKRQAVTNPDTIISIKSKMGTSEKVSANGKEYTPQEISAMILQYLKGYAEEYLGEKVTKAVITVPAYFNDAQRQATKDAGKIAGLEVERIVNEPTAAALAYGLDKTDKDEKILVFDLGGGTFDVSILELGDGVFDVLATAGDNKLGGDDFDQKIIDHMVAEFKKENGIDLSADKMALQRLKDAAEKAKKDLSGVTSTQISLPFITAGAAGPLHLEMTLTRAKFDELTYDLVERTKIPVRQALSDAGLSLSEIDEVILVGGSTRIPAVVEAVKAETGKEPNKSVNPDEVVAMGAAIQGGVITGDVKDVVLLDVTPLSLGIETMGGVFTKLIDRNTTIPTSKSQVFSTAADNQPAVDIHVLQGERPMAADNKTLGRFQLTDIPAAPRGIPQIEVTFDIDKNGIVSVKAKDLGTQKEQTIVIQSNSGLTDEEIDRMMKDAEANAEADKKRKEEVDLRNDVDQAIFATEKTLKETEGKGFDAERDQAQAALDELKAAQEANNLDDMKAKLENLNEKAQALAVKLYEQAAAAQQAAAGQEGAQTANNADDDVVDGEFTEK from the coding sequence ATGTCTAAAATTATCGGTATTGACTTAGGTACAACAAACTCAGCAGTTGCAGTTCTTGAAGGAACTGAATCAAAAATCATTGCAAACCCAGAAGGAAACCGCACAACTCCGTCTGTTGTGTCTTTCAAAAATGGTGAAATCATCGTTGGTGACGCGGCAAAACGCCAAGCGGTAACCAACCCAGATACCATCATCTCTATCAAATCAAAAATGGGAACTTCTGAAAAAGTTTCAGCAAACGGTAAAGAATACACACCACAAGAAATCTCAGCAATGATTCTTCAATACTTGAAAGGTTACGCTGAAGAATATCTTGGTGAAAAAGTAACCAAAGCGGTTATCACTGTTCCTGCTTACTTCAACGATGCCCAACGTCAAGCAACCAAAGACGCTGGTAAAATCGCTGGTCTTGAAGTAGAACGTATCGTCAATGAACCAACTGCAGCAGCTCTTGCTTACGGTTTGGACAAGACTGACAAAGATGAAAAAATCTTGGTATTCGACCTTGGTGGCGGTACATTCGACGTATCTATCCTTGAACTTGGTGACGGTGTCTTTGACGTACTTGCAACAGCAGGTGATAACAAGCTCGGTGGTGACGACTTTGACCAAAAGATTATCGACCACATGGTAGCAGAGTTCAAGAAAGAAAACGGTATCGACTTGTCAGCTGACAAAATGGCCCTTCAACGTTTGAAAGATGCAGCTGAAAAAGCTAAGAAAGACTTGTCAGGCGTGACTTCAACTCAAATCAGCTTGCCATTCATCACTGCAGGTGCAGCAGGTCCACTTCACTTGGAAATGACATTGACTCGTGCGAAATTTGACGAATTGACTTACGACCTTGTAGAACGTACAAAAATTCCTGTTCGTCAAGCCCTTTCAGATGCAGGTCTCAGCCTATCAGAAATCGATGAAGTAATCCTTGTCGGTGGTTCAACTCGTATCCCAGCCGTTGTGGAAGCTGTAAAAGCTGAAACTGGTAAAGAGCCAAACAAATCTGTAAACCCTGACGAAGTGGTTGCCATGGGTGCGGCAATCCAAGGTGGTGTGATTACTGGTGATGTCAAAGATGTTGTTCTTCTTGACGTAACACCATTGTCACTTGGTATCGAAACAATGGGTGGTGTATTTACAAAACTCATCGACCGTAACACAACAATCCCAACTTCTAAATCACAAGTTTTCTCAACTGCAGCGGACAACCAGCCAGCTGTTGACATCCACGTGCTTCAAGGTGAGCGTCCAATGGCAGCGGACAACAAGACTCTTGGTCGTTTCCAATTGACAGACATCCCTGCAGCACCTCGTGGTATTCCACAAATCGAAGTAACATTCGACATCGACAAGAACGGTATCGTTTCTGTAAAAGCCAAAGACCTTGGTACACAAAAAGAACAAACTATCGTTATCCAGTCTAACTCAGGTTTGACAGATGAAGAAATCGACCGCATGATGAAAGATGCAGAAGCTAACGCGGAAGCAGATAAGAAACGTAAGGAAGAAGTGGACCTTCGTAACGATGTTGACCAAGCAATCTTTGCGACTGAGAAAACTCTTAAGGAAACAGAAGGCAAAGGCTTCGACGCAGAACGTGACCAAGCCCAAGCTGCTCTTGATGAGTTGAAAGCAGCTCAGGAAGCTAACAACTTGGACGACATGAAGGCTAAACTTGAAAACCTCAACGAAAAAGCCCAAGCCCTTGCAGTGAAACTCTACGAGCAAGCCGCAGCAGCACAACAAGCAGCCGCAGGCCAAGAAGGTGCCCAAACAGCTAACAATGCAGATGATGATGTGGTAGATGGCGAGTTTACTGAAAAGTAG
- the hrcA gene encoding heat-inducible transcriptional repressor HrcA, with translation MITQRQNDILNLIVELFTRHHEPVGSKALQEMIASSSATIRNDMAKLEQLGLLEKAHTSSGRMPSRAGFQYFVNHSLNLKHINEEDVYQVVKAFDFEAFKLEDILERASQVLADLTGYTSVILDVEPTSQQLTSFDIVQLSSHDALAVLTLDQSKPVTVQFAIPKNFLTRDLEVLKRLVDERFVGQTVLAIHYKLRTEIPQVVQRYFATTDNVLDLMDYIFSNLFQESVFISGKVASLTYGNLATYQLLDSPQLLAPELRQGLAPNQQTSISVAEHREPALADVTVIHHRFPIPYRGMGQMSLLGPVDMDYRRQMSLINIISRILFMKLTDYYRYLSSNHYEVN, from the coding sequence ATGATTACCCAACGTCAAAATGATATTTTGAATCTGATTGTTGAATTATTTACGCGCCATCATGAGCCAGTTGGTTCTAAGGCCTTGCAGGAAATGATTGCTTCAAGTTCGGCTACCATTCGTAATGACATGGCCAAGCTAGAGCAGTTGGGTTTGCTGGAAAAGGCCCACACATCAAGTGGTCGTATGCCCAGTCGGGCTGGTTTTCAATACTTTGTCAACCACTCGCTCAATCTGAAACACATCAATGAAGAAGATGTTTATCAAGTGGTTAAGGCCTTTGACTTTGAAGCCTTCAAGCTAGAGGACATCTTGGAGCGAGCAAGTCAGGTCCTAGCGGATTTGACAGGCTACACCTCGGTCATTTTAGATGTGGAGCCGACCAGTCAGCAGCTGACTTCCTTTGACATTGTGCAGCTCAGTAGCCACGATGCTCTGGCAGTCTTGACTCTGGACCAGTCCAAACCTGTCACTGTTCAGTTTGCTATTCCTAAGAACTTCTTGACTAGGGATTTGGAAGTGCTCAAACGCTTAGTTGATGAGCGCTTCGTTGGGCAGACGGTCTTGGCAATCCACTACAAGTTGCGGACGGAGATTCCCCAAGTGGTGCAGCGTTACTTTGCCACGACGGACAATGTCTTGGATCTCATGGACTACATCTTTTCCAATCTTTTCCAAGAATCGGTCTTTATCAGTGGAAAAGTTGCCTCGCTGACCTACGGCAATCTTGCCACCTACCAACTCTTGGATAGTCCTCAGTTATTGGCACCAGAGTTGCGGCAGGGCTTGGCTCCCAACCAGCAGACCAGCATTTCCGTGGCGGAACATAGAGAACCTGCTCTTGCAGATGTGACGGTCATTCATCATCGTTTTCCAATCCCCTATCGGGGCATGGGCCAGATGAGTTTGCTCGGTCCTGTTGACATGGACTACCGTAGGCAGATGAGCTTAATCAACATCATCAGCCGCATCCTATTTATGAAATTAACCGATTACTACCGTTATCTAAGTAGTAATCATTACGAAGTCAATTAG
- the dnaJ gene encoding molecular chaperone DnaJ → MNNTEFYDRLGVSKNASPDEIKKAYRKLSKKYHPDINKDPGAEDKYKEVQEAYETLSDPQKRSAYDQYGPAGANGGFGGGAGGFGGFDGAGFGGFEDIFSSFFGGGGATRNPNAPRQGDDLQYAVNLKFEEAIFGVEREVSYNREATCRTCTGSGAKPGTSPVTCGRCHGSGVINVDTQTPLGTMRRQMTCDVCHGRGKQIKDPCTTCHGTGHEKQAHTVTVKVPAGVETGQRIRLAGQGEAGFNGGPYGDLYVVIQVQPSDKFEREGTTIHYKLNLNFVQAALGDTVHVPTVHGDVDMVIPEGTQTGKTFRLKGKGAPSVRGGAIGDQYVTVNIVTPTGLNDRQKAALKEFAAAGNIDVKPHKKGFFDKVKDAFEDL, encoded by the coding sequence ATGAACAATACTGAATTTTACGATCGTCTTGGTGTTTCTAAGAATGCTTCGCCAGACGAGATTAAGAAGGCTTATCGGAAGCTTTCAAAGAAATACCATCCAGATATTAACAAGGATCCGGGTGCGGAGGATAAATACAAGGAGGTCCAGGAGGCTTATGAGACCTTGAGCGACCCGCAAAAACGGTCTGCCTATGACCAGTATGGTCCTGCTGGTGCTAATGGAGGCTTCGGCGGAGGAGCAGGTGGCTTTGGTGGTTTCGACGGAGCAGGTTTCGGTGGCTTTGAAGACATTTTCTCTAGTTTCTTTGGTGGAGGTGGTGCGACGCGCAATCCTAATGCACCTCGTCAAGGGGATGATTTGCAATATGCGGTCAATTTGAAATTTGAAGAAGCGATTTTTGGTGTGGAACGAGAAGTTTCCTACAATCGTGAAGCAACTTGTCGAACCTGTACAGGTTCAGGTGCCAAACCTGGAACAAGTCCGGTAACCTGTGGGCGTTGTCATGGTTCTGGAGTGATCAATGTGGACACCCAAACTCCACTTGGAACCATGCGTCGTCAAATGACCTGTGATGTCTGTCATGGTCGCGGAAAACAAATCAAAGACCCATGTACAACCTGTCATGGAACTGGTCATGAAAAACAAGCCCATACGGTAACGGTTAAGGTGCCAGCTGGTGTGGAAACTGGTCAACGTATTCGCTTGGCTGGTCAAGGTGAAGCTGGTTTCAATGGAGGTCCATACGGAGATCTCTACGTTGTCATTCAGGTCCAACCTTCAGACAAGTTTGAACGTGAAGGGACCACCATTCACTATAAACTGAACCTCAACTTTGTCCAAGCAGCACTTGGAGATACTGTTCATGTGCCAACAGTTCACGGTGATGTGGATATGGTCATTCCTGAAGGTACCCAGACTGGTAAGACCTTCCGACTCAAAGGAAAAGGTGCACCAAGTGTTCGTGGTGGAGCTATTGGTGATCAATATGTCACAGTAAATATCGTCACTCCGACAGGTTTGAATGACCGCCAAAAAGCAGCTCTTAAAGAATTTGCGGCAGCTGGAAATATTGATGTCAAACCCCATAAAAAAGGATTTTTTGACAAGGTAAAAGATGCCTTTGAGGATTTATAA
- a CDS encoding amidase, translated as MIWKDATAMAQAVNQKQVFAKELVQETIDRIEKLNPTLNAVVSKQYEEALKEAEKEDYLGKPFAGVPFLLKDLGQNEKGQPSSAGSRLLAGRPAGHTDTYVQRLKDLGFIIVGRTNTPEFGFKNISDASLHGPVNLPLDPSRNAGGSSGGAAAALASGMVSIAAASDGGGSIRIPASFNGLIGLKTSRGRIPVGPKSYRGWQGASVNFALTKSVRDTQRLLYHFQDYQLEAPFPLAKLSEEEVFGKLSRPLKIAYYTKSPVGSKVSLEAVEAVQKACHHLANLGHEVVELTEYPLDGVALMKSFYLMNSVDTAQMFDEIEAAFGRQMTLDDMEVMSWAIYQSGQTIPAKLYSKALLDWDQFGASMARFHEEYDLLLTPTVADVAPKHGQFDLPVDLLDRLKQTQNYSMEEQQDLIWQMFEDSLALTPFTQQANICGQPAISLPTYVRADSLPIGVQLTASKGREDLLLQLADQMEAAGLLNL; from the coding sequence ATGATATGGAAAGATGCGACAGCCATGGCTCAGGCTGTCAATCAAAAACAGGTTTTTGCCAAGGAATTGGTGCAAGAAACGATTGACAGGATTGAAAAGCTCAATCCCACCCTCAATGCGGTTGTCAGCAAGCAGTATGAAGAAGCCTTGAAAGAAGCGGAGAAAGAAGACTATCTGGGCAAGCCATTTGCTGGAGTTCCTTTCTTGTTGAAGGATCTGGGGCAAAATGAAAAGGGGCAGCCATCTTCTGCTGGTTCTCGCCTACTTGCTGGTCGACCAGCAGGCCATACCGACACCTATGTCCAACGCTTGAAAGATTTGGGTTTCATCATAGTCGGTCGAACCAATACGCCAGAATTCGGCTTCAAAAATATCTCAGACGCCAGCCTGCATGGTCCTGTCAATCTTCCCTTGGACCCCAGTCGCAATGCTGGTGGATCAAGTGGTGGTGCAGCTGCAGCACTGGCTTCAGGCATGGTCTCTATTGCTGCAGCATCGGATGGTGGTGGGTCTATTCGCATCCCAGCCTCCTTCAATGGCTTGATCGGGCTCAAAACCAGTCGTGGTCGGATTCCAGTTGGACCTAAGTCTTATCGTGGCTGGCAGGGAGCATCTGTCAATTTTGCCCTGACCAAGTCTGTCCGTGACACCCAGCGTCTGCTCTATCATTTTCAGGACTACCAGCTGGAAGCTCCTTTTCCCCTTGCCAAGCTGAGTGAAGAGGAGGTTTTTGGAAAATTGTCTCGCCCCCTAAAAATCGCCTACTATACCAAATCTCCAGTAGGGAGCAAGGTCAGTCTTGAAGCGGTAGAAGCGGTTCAAAAAGCCTGTCATCACTTGGCAAATTTGGGGCATGAAGTGGTGGAATTAACAGAATATCCTCTGGATGGAGTGGCCCTGATGAAATCCTTCTACCTGATGAACAGCGTGGACACGGCCCAGATGTTTGACGAAATCGAAGCAGCTTTTGGGCGCCAGATGACCTTGGATGACATGGAAGTCATGTCCTGGGCTATTTACCAAAGCGGGCAAACTATTCCAGCCAAATTGTACTCCAAGGCCCTATTGGACTGGGACCAGTTTGGAGCCAGCATGGCGCGTTTCCATGAGGAATACGACTTGCTCCTGACGCCGACAGTGGCTGATGTAGCGCCCAAGCATGGACAATTTGACCTACCAGTAGATTTGCTGGATCGCCTCAAGCAGACCCAGAACTATTCCATGGAAGAGCAGCAGGACCTGATCTGGCAAATGTTCGAGGACAGTCTGGCCTTAACTCCCTTTACGCAGCAGGCCAATATTTGTGGTCAGCCAGCTATTTCTCTGCCAACTTATGTACGTGCTGACAGCCTGCCAATCGGCGTTCAATTGACAGCATCCAAGGGACGAGAGGATTTGCTCTTGCAGTTGGCAGATCAAATGGAGGCAGCTGGTTTACTCAACTTGTAA